In the genome of Ureibacillus sp. FSL W7-1570, the window CAATCCAATAAATAATACTATAAACGACGGCGATGAGCGAAATGAGCATGGAAGACAAGCTGACGATTTTGGTGATTTTTAATAGAATCAAAAATCCAATCACAAGGAACACAAAGAATGGCCAGGAATATCCAAGCAACACCCCTCCGGATGTGGCGACGGCTTTCCCGCCCCGGAAACCGGCAAATATCGGGAACATATGTCCAAAAGCGGCGATTGCCCCCAAAATAAGAGGATGCACGCCGGTATCGCTGAAATAAGAGAAAGTCGGCAATAGCGTAGCAATGGTACCTTTTAATATGTCCATAACGGTTACAACAATTCCCGCTTTTTTCCCTAACACTCGGAAAGTGTTGGTGGCTCCTAAATTTCCGCTTCCATGTTCCCGGATGTCCGTTTTATAAAAAATTTTTCCAATCCATAAACCAGACGGAATCGAACCGATTAAATACGCACAGATGATTGCCAATACATTAATCATATCTTGATTCCTTTCAATTTTTACTATTTCTTTAGCGATAATCATTTTACACTTTTTCGCTTCTTTGAGAAAGTGTAATTTCTCTTTTTCGGCATTGATGAAAAACTTTTTCAAAAAAAACGGTGATAAAAGGAGGAAATTGTGAACTGTATCGGGAATGAAAGAAATGTTTTATTTATTATATATGGTATACAAAGTAAAATAAATAACTGCAAAATCATCCGTCGAAAAGACATTTTCGATATTCTCGAATCGTAAATCTTGAAAAGTGTACGGGTTTTCTTCATAAAACTCCTTTTTTATTTGAAAGGATTTGTTAAAATGATAAAGATGCTCTAACGTGCTAGTTATTGACAGATGCGTATATTCTCAGTACGATTAGTGATACAGAACGGATGTTTGTATGTGGAGGGATTACTTTTGGCAATAAATCAACCGGAACTCAGATATGATGCTGATGCCATTCAAGTATTGGAAGGTTTGGATGCAGTACGGAAACGTCCAGGGATGTATATTGGATCCACTGACAGCCGGGGACTTCATCACTTGGTTTATGAAATTGTCGACAATGCGGTCGATGAAGCCCTTGCCGGATTTGGATCGCATATCATCGTAAAAATACATGAAGACAATTCGGTCAGCGTGCGGGATTATGGCCGCGGAATGCCAACCGGAATGCATAAATTGGGGAAACCCACTCCGGAAATCATTTTTACGATTTTACATGCCGGAGGGAAGTTTGGACAAGGGGGATATAAAACAAGCGGTGGATTGCACGGTGTAGGATCTTCCGTTGTAAATGCCCTTTCCAAATTTCTTGAAGTCACTATATATCGTGACGGGAAAATCCATCGCCAGCGTTTTGAAAATGGCGGAAAACCGGTGACGACCCTTGAAATCATCGGGGATACAAAAGAAACGGGAACACTGGTGCATTTTCTTCCGGATGACACGATTTTTTCCACGACAAAATTCAATTATGATACATTGGCGGAACGTCTTCGGGAATCCGCTTTTCTGTTAAAAGGATTGAAAGTGGAATTGATCGATGAACGGGAAGAAGGAAAGCATGAAGTATTTTATTACGAAAACGGCATCCAGGCGTTTGTGGAATATTTGAATGAAGAAAAAGATGTCATGCATCCCGTGAAATATGTGGAAGGGATTCATGAAGAAATCGAAGTGGAATTTGCCTTTCAATTCAACGACGGCTATTCGGAAACGATTTTATCCTTCGTCAATAATGTGCGCACCCGCGATGGCGGCACCCATGAAACGGGGGCGAAGGCGGCTTTGACACGGATTTTTAATGAATACGCCCGCAAAGTAGGTCTATTGAAAGAAAAAGACAAAAACCTGGAAGGATCGGATATTCGCGAAGGCCTTTCAGCCATCATTTCCGTCCGCATTCCGGAAAGTTTGCTGCAATTCGAAGGGCAGACAAAAAGCAAACTTGGAACGCCGGAAGCCCGTACGGCAGTGGAGTCTGTATTATCCGAAAAATTGCTTTATATTTTAGAGGAAAATGCCGAATTATCCGCAACCCTTGTCCGCAAGGCGATCCGTGCCCAACAGGCCCGTGAAGCGGCGAGAAAAGCCCGCGAAGAAGCTCGAAGCGGCAAAAAGGGCAAAAAAGAAAAAACCATACTTTCGGGCAAGCTGACGCCGGCCCAATCCCGCAATCCAAAAAAGAATGAATTATTCCTTGTGGAAGGGGATTCGGCAGGCGGATCGGCAAAACAGGGACGGGACCGTACTTTTCAGGCCATATTGCCTTTACGGGGGAAAGTCATCAATACAGAAAAGGCAAAACTGACGGATATCATGAAAAATGAAGAGATTGCAACGATCATTCATACGATCGGTGCAGGCGCAGGTCCGGACTTCAACATTGAAGATGCAGCCTACGATAAAATTATCATCATGACCGATGCGGATACGGATGGCGCCCATATCCAAGTGCTGCTGCTCACATTTTTCTACCGTTACATGCGCCCATTGATTGAGGCGGGAAAAGTGTATTTGGCGTTGCCGCCCCTTTATAAAGTGTCAAAGGGCACCGGCAAGAAAGAAATCATTGAATACGCTTGGACAGAACGGGAGTTGCAGGAAAAAATCAAAAAAGTCGGGAAAGGGTACGTCATCCAACGTTATAAAGGTCTCGGTGAAATGAATGCGGACCAGCTTTGGGAAACGACGATGAATCCTGAAACAAGAACCTTGATCCGCGTGACGATTGAAGACGGTGCCCGGGCAGAACGCCGTGTGACAACATTGATGGGAGACAAGGTGGAACCACGCCGCAAGTGGATTGAATCCCATGTAGACTTTGGGATGGAAGAGGATACGAATACATTGGTACCTGATTTCATCCAGTATAAGGAGGAAGAATAATGGCGCTAACCGAACGATTTCACGAACTGACTTTGGAAGATGTAATCGGTGACCGCTTTGGCCGTTACAGTAAATACATTATTCAAGATCGTGCCATTCCTGATGCACGGGATGGGTTAAAACCGGTGCAACGGAGAATTCTTTATGCGATGTATCGGGAAGGGAACACCCATGATAAACCATTCCGAAAATCCGCCAAAACGGTCGGGAACGTAATCGGGAATTACCATCCCCACGGGGATTCTTCCGTATATGAAGCGATGGTGCGCCTCAGCCAGGACTGGAAAGCCCGCTATCCATTGATTGAGATGCACGGAAACAATGGTTCCATTGATGGCGACCCTCCCGCAGCGATGCGTTATACGGAAGCCCGCCTTTCCGCATTGGCAATCGAAATGCTGAAAGATATCGATAAACAAACGGTCGATTTTGTTCCAAATTTTGATGACCAGGATGTGGAACCGACAGTACTCCCTGCGAAACTGCCCAACTTGCTTGTGAACGGTGCCACAGGGATTTCTGCCGGTTATGCCACGGATATTCCTCCCCACAACTTGGCGGAAGTGCTGGATGGTGTATTGATGCGGCTTGATCGTCCGGATTGCACCGTGGATGATTTAATGACGGTCATCAAAGGGCCGGACTTTCCGACTGGCGCCATCATCGAAGGGATTGATGGCATCAAAAAAGCTTATGAAACAGGAAAAGGAAAAATCATTATCCGTTCCAAAGCGACGATCGAACCGATCAGAGGCGGAAAAGAACAAATTGTCATTACAGAAATCCCTTATGATGTCAATAAAGCTTTGCTTGTTAAGAAAATCGATGAAATGCGCTTTGACAAACGGCTTGAGGGAATTGCGGATGTACGGGATGAATCGGACCGGACAGTGGGGCTTCGGATCGTCATTGAGTTGAAAAAAGATGTAGATGGGGAAGCCATTTTAAACTACCTTTATAAAAATACGGATTTGCAAATCACGTATAACTTTAATATGATCGCCATCCATAATCGCCGTCCGACTATGATGACGCTTCCACTCATGCTGGATGCATATATCGATCATCAAAAGGATGTCGTGACAAGAAGAACGAAATATGACCTGCAAAAAGCAAAAGATCGGCTACATATCGTTGAAGGATTAATCAAAGCATTATCCATACTTGATGATGTCATTCAAACCATTCGTTCTTCCAAAGATAAGAAGGATGCCAAAAACAACCTGCAAGTGAAGTTCCAGTTTACGGAACAACAGGCGGAAGCGATTGTCAACTTGCAACTTTACCGTTTGACGAACACAGATATTACGCAATTGCAAAAAGAGCATGAAGAATTGCAAAAAACAACTGAAAAGCTGACAAAAATATTAAGCAGCGAAAAAGAGTTAATTAAAGTGATCAAAAAAGAAATTCTGGAGTTGCGTAAACAATTTGCCGAGCCCCGCCTTTCCACAATCCAGGCGGAAATCAAAGAGATCAAAGTATCCCTTGATGTATTAATACCAAGTGAAGATTTTGTTGTGACCGTGACAAAAGATGGCTACGTAAAGCGGACAAGCCTTCGTTCCTATGCGGCTTCCAGTCCGGAAGATATTGCAATGAAGGAATCGGATTATTTGCTGTATGAAAACACATTGAATACACAGCATTTTCTTCTCATCTTCACGAATAAAGGAAATTACATTTTTCAACCGGTTCACGAACTGCCGGAAATTCGTTGGAAGGACTTGGGACAACACATATCAAGCATCGTTCCTATTGAAGAGGGAGAAAAGGTTGTCGGCGCCGTTGGGGTTGAAAACTTTGAGGATGAAAATCTCTTCATTTTAACAGCGACAAAACAGGGGCAAGTGAAATTGTCGAAACTTAATGAATATCAAGTAACCCGTTACTCAAAACCGATCAAAACGATGAATTTGAAAAATGATGATGAAATGATTTATGCAAACTTGGTGACTCCTGGAAAAGAAATCATTCTTACTTCATATTTGAGTTATACAGTTCGATTTGACATTGAGGAAATTCCGGTAACGGGAATAAAAACAGGAGGAGTAAAGGGAATCAATCTAAAAGACGAAGATTTCCTTGCGGCTGTCAATGTCATTGAAGAAAATTCCGAGAAAGATGTGATTGTCGTTACCCAACGCGGAGCCATCAAACGGATGAGTTTATCGGAAATTGAGCAAACGGGAAGAGCCAAACGCGGATTAGTCATTTTGAAAGAATTGAAGAAAAATCCTCACCGCATTTTTGATGTTTCTGTTGTTCATCAAGACGATACGATCGTGATGTCAACAATCAAACAGGTTCAAGAAACAATGGCAGTATCGGATCTTCCGATTTCCGACCGCTATTCGAACGGCTCACTGAAATTTGATGTAAATAGTGATGGCGATTTATTGTTTGTGAAGATCCTTCATCCCGAACAAGATGAAAATAAAGAACAATAATCCATATATGAACCAATGCCGTCCGCCGTTTAGTGATGAGAACCGGAAAGAATAGTGATAAAGAAAAATATTTTGACAGGATTTTTGCCGTCTAGATCATATCCGGATTCTAGGCGGCTTTCATTGTCATTGAAAAAAGTAAGAAAAGGTTTTACTATTTTTATATGGATAAATCTGGAGGAGTATAAGATGGGAAAATTCTATTTAACTTTTGAAGCGCGTTCGAAAGGGATTTTCTTAGTGATTATCGCCGCGTTGTTTTGGGGCATTTCCGGAACTGTTTCCCAGTATATGTTTCAACATTTACATATCAATACAGAATGGTTTACCACCTGCCGCCTGTTGCTTGCCGGATCCTTGTTGTTAGCGATTGCTTATAGAAATGAGGGAAACCACATTTTTGACATATGGAAGCAAAAAAGGGATGCCATCCGGTTAGTGATTTTTGGAATTGTCGGGATGATAGGAGTCCAATATACATATTTAACGGCCATCGCCCATGGCAATGCCGCAACAGCCACCGTTTTGCAATATTTAGGACCAGGTTTGGTGACGATGTATTATGTTCTGATTGCGAAGCGTTTACCGACAGTCAAAGAGCTGATCGCCGTTTTTTCGGCTCTCATCGGAACGTTTTTGCTTGTAACCCATGGAAAAATGGATGTGTTGACGATTTCGAAAGAGGCCTTTATTTGGGGAATCTTATCCGCATTCGGATTGGCTTTTTACACCATTTATCCCATTGAATTATTGAAAAAATGGGGATCATTTATCACAATCGGATGGGGAATGATGGTGGCGGGGATTGTTTTCAGCTTCATCAGAGCCCCTTGGCAATTTGAAGGACAATGGCATTGGACAACAAACTTTGCCTTTTTGTTTGTCGTGATTTGTGGAACAGTCTTGGCATTCTATTTCTATTTGGATAGTTTAAAATATTTGACTGCTTCAGAAACGAGCCTGCTTGCCTGTGCCGAACCATTATCTGCCGCTTTCACTTCCGTCGTCTTTTTAGGGGTGCCTTTCGGATGGATGGATTGGCTTGGTTCTTTATTGATTCTGTTTACTATTGTCATATTATCGAGAGAGTAGGGAAGGGGAGGGGCAACTATTCAACCCCCTCCCCAACTTGCCTGGTTTTGAATAGTATTGGCTGTACAAAAAAATCCTTGAGTATTACTACTCAAGGAAAATAGAAAGATAAGGATGAATGTAAGCGATTCAATTAGTGGGAGACTTTGCTTACTGAAATACCAGTTTGTGCGCGAACTTCAACTTCGCTGTATTTTGCGTAATCCGCTTCTTTAGAGAAGACTGTACCAAGCCATCCGCAGATGAAACCAACAGGTACGGAAACAATCGCAGGGTTTGTTAAGCTTACAAGTGGTGTACCCACGAAAATGGCTTTACCTGGTTCTGGGTTCCATACGTTTGGTGAAACTGCCACAAGTACTAATGCAGTAATCAAACCACCAAGGATAGCCCATACAGCTCCATTTGAATTGAAGCGTTTCCAGTAGATTGTATAGATAATAACTGGTAAGTTAGCAGATGCTGCAATACAGAATGCTAATGATACCAGGAACGCAACGTTAAGTGTTTGTGCACCTAATGCCAATAAGATGGAAATTACTGAAATGACTAATGAACCGATACGAGCTGCAACAACTTGTTCTTTTTCAGTAATATTACCTTTCTTAATAATTTGACCGTAAATGTCGTGAGATAGAGCAGAAGCGCCGGAAAGTACCAAACCTGCAACTACCGCCAAGATTGTCGCGAATGCAACGGCGGATACGAATGAGAACAGGATGTCTCCACCTAAAGCTTCCGCAAGCAACGGTGCAGCCATGTTACCAGCAGGGTTTGCGGCAACAATTGTATCTTTACCAACGAATGCAGCTGCTCCGAATCCTAAGAAGATTGTCAATACATAGAAAAGACCAACGATCCATGTAGCCCAAATTACAGATGAACGCGCTGTTTGGGCATCTTTTACTGTGAAGAAGCGCATTAGGATGTGCGGAAGTCCTGCAGTACCCAATACTAACGCCAATAGTGTGGAAATTGTATTGATACCGCTCTTATAAAGCAATCCCGGATTCAAATATGCTTCTCCAGCTTCAGTGGCAGTTGTCATTTCCGAGAACATTCTGACAATACTGAAATCAAATTTCAATAATACTAAGAAAGAAATAATAGCAGTACCAAACATCAATAGAACAGCTTTAATGATTTGTACCCATGAAGTAGCAGTCATTCCACCGAACAATACGTAAATTGTCATCATGACACCTACGATTAGAACAGCCACCCAATAAGGAATACCGAATAATAACTGAATAAGTGCTCCTGCACCAACCAGCTGTGCAATCATGTAGAATAAAACGATTACAATTGTACTTAAAGCAGCAGCTCCACGAACTTTGGCCATTTCGAAACGAGCTGTGATCATATCGGCCAATGTGAATTTACCAAGGTTACGAAGTGGCTCGGCAACGATATATAATACAACCAAGTAAGCTACTAGATAACCGATAGAGAAGTAGAAGCCATCATAACCGTATAATGCAACAGAACCTGCAATCCCTAAGAATGAAGCCGCAGATAGATAGTCCCCTGAAATAGCAAGCCCGTTTTGCCAACCTTTCAGTCCGCCCCCGGCAGTATAGAATTCGCTCGCAGTGCTAGTTCTTTTGGAAGCCCAATAAGTGATATACAACGTGATTCCTACGATCAATAAGAACATTACTATGGATGGTACACTCATTGACCAGCACCCCTTTCATATTCATCGATAATTTCTTTCGCTTCTTTGTCAAATTTGTTTGCTTTCCCTACATAGAAGTGTGCCAGTCCCCAAACCATGATGAATAGTCCAAAGGAGTAAAACCATACCCATGTAATTTCCCCAACTGCTTTTTGGTGCAAAATTTGTGTGTAGGATGTCAAGACGGGTAGCAACATGTAAAGAACAAAGAAGATTACCGTCATCGTCCAGAGAAACGAGTTTTTCTTTTTCGATAACCGTCTGAACGATTGACTATTGGCGATTTTTTCGTAGTCGATATTTTTACCGTTTTCTCTCGCCATAAACATACCCCCTTTAAAATTGAACGTTTTTTCTGTATCATGTTCGTAAAATTCTAGTTTAAGAATTTTACAATTTCAATTTTATAGAGCGGTTCACAAAATTGCAATACTTTTTCTATAAATTATTCAAATTTTTTTGCGAAAAAAATTGATTAAAAGAGAAAATTTTTGCGTGAAAACAACAAAAGGATCAAATGTAGTGCAGATAAAAGGGAACAAATAAATATTTAATAGGTAAAATTGAAAAAAATAATGCGGAAATGACTATTGGAAAACAGAACATTGATTTCAGGTAATAATAATTTGATGAAAATAGTGGATTTATAATCATAAAATTATTATACTGCATATTTTGATCGAACTTAAAAAGCTATATTATTATTATTTTGCAACAAATATTTGACATCGGTTTCGGAAAAAAATGTCGGAAAATCAAAAAAAGAACAAGAATTCTTCTTCTGTCTCACTATTAGAAGTATTCTTGGATTATGAGATATTACTTCCGATAAGATATATTATGTCGGGGTCCCTATTTTGCCGAATAAAAAAAGGCGCTATTCGCCTTCGTATTCTACTCTATATCTCCAACTTTCTTGTTTTACATCATTTGTGTTTATGTATGCAACACTTGCTTCAATAACATCGTTTAGATTCAATTGGTGGTCTTTTGCAAATTTTTTTAATCTCTCAAGCAATTCTTTATCACATGTTGTACGAAATTCTACTCGATCTTTTGGACGGTTTTTTTTATCAAATGTTATTGCATTCTCCTTTAATATATTTTCAAAGCCATTTTCAAGTAAATATCCAACATAAGTATTATTCTTATCTGCCATGATTTTTAAATCATCCAACAAGGCTTTGCTTATACGAGTTTTATATTTAATTCTTGAAGTATCAATAGTTTGTAATAATTTCCCATTTACCAATTTCCACAAAATAGTCCACCTCCTATTTTTTAAACCATTGAATTAATCGTTCTTTTTTATACGGAATAAAATTTTCACTGCAATTTGAATAAATGATTTTTGCCAGTTTAGAAAGACTGTCTTTTCCTTTGACCCAGACACGATAAATATCTCTGCCGGACCTAGTTTTTTCAATTGATATTTCAGATCTCAATTCCCATGCTACAATAACATTATACAAGCCATTTGCAAATTCTGCACTTGCAGTAGTGATGTTCATAACATACCCTTTATCTTGAATCCAACCATCCCCGTCAATCACGCCTCTGATAAAGGAAGGCAAATATTGATCGGGCACTGGCGGGAATTTCAGGGACAATGATTTGTTCGCCGTAATTCCCAACCGTTCAAGATCCCTTTTGATTTCACAGGAATGGATGACAAGAACGGGCACGGTCCTTGTTTTTCCCGGCGGAACTATTACATAATCCGCTTCCATATAGTTGGCGATCAGTTTCAAAATCCGCTCCTCTTTTTGAGAAAAATAAATCGTGTTTAACCGGTTATTGACCGTTCCATCTGTCACAAACAAACCTAAAACCCAGGCCATTTCATCCGTCCAAACTTTGAAAAAATCCTCATTCACCTTATGTTTTCTCGGCTGTCCCACGTTCCTTCTCTTTACTTGATTTTTCTCTAATACATAACGGATACCGCGATCCGTAAGTCCGGTCATTTCGCAAATTTCCTTCACCGGCTTGCCGCTGGTATACATTTCAATGATCATTTCATCCGAAATTCCGCGTTTTCTTGGCACACAATCCCCCCTCCAAGAAAAACTGTTTACAAGATAGAATATATGCTCATTTAACATTATAAGAACAAATGTTCTTATTTTCAATTATTTAGGTGACTTCTTCATCCTGTTTTCTCCTTGAAAAAGATTTTAACCCACGGATACAGACCGATATTTATTTGAAAGCTCCAAGAGAGGTCCTGTATAAGCATAATTCCATTCCCCATCGATTAAATACGTGGCTTCGTATCGAACAATCAACCGTTTCATTTCTTTCAGCACATGCTCCGGAAAAGGATGGCTTTTTACCACTTTCCCCTCCTTCCCAATCAGAGAACCATTTCCCCCGATCATCGGCAACTGATGAAATGTATGATCGATAACAGGCAGCATATCCCGTATCGGTCTTGCAGAAGCAAAGACAATTTCATGGCCGTCTTCCCTGACCTTCTGCAACGAATCTAAAATCTTTTCCGATATCGGTTGTCCTATAAAGACTATGGTTCCATTCAAGTAAAAACAAACTTCATCCGTATCACCTTTTCCTTTAATTTTCCATTGCCTAATATACCATGAAACTGTTTTTATGGGATATTTCGCCAAACGTTTTGCCATCTATGTACCAAAAAATATATGCGCCAGTTTTCCAACTGGCGCATGGCCAAGAAGGGTGTTCTGGCCCTGATATCCCGACTTCCTTTATATAAATGCCATTATCAGCGAGCGATTGTTAGGCCTGTAGTATCTGTTGATAATAATCTAGTCTCGCCGTTCACATAAGAAACCCAAACAAGGAAATTATCTTGGAATGCGATGAAAATTCCTTGCGTATTGTTGAAGCCGTTGCCTGTTACATAAATTTTTTCGCCGAAATCAAACTCCAAGTGTTTTTCCATGCCATCATTCACCTCCATTTTTGAAGTTACTATAATAAATGCAGATTTTTTTATGCGAACTGAGTCATATGTACCAGGTTCAAAACAAAAATTTATATTTTATTTATAGAAGAAAATCTAATGAACATCTCTTTCAACAAATGCCCATTCCTATCAAATTGAACCGGCTGAACAAGACCGGAAAATAATCGCGCATTATAAACGAACATAAGAAACGCTTCAACATCAGCTCATTGGTGAACGCGCGTTTTGCGCCCGGAAGATGCGGGAAATGGATTATACGAAGGAAATGAATGGATATGTATGACGGAGAACAAAAGGAAAGGAAAAGCTGTTTCAGAATAAAAAAATAGGTTACAGGTTTCATAAATTGGAGATTTTGTTAAATTTCAATATATTCACTGCAATTGAATCATGATTATGATATAACTTTCATAAAATTTACAAGATGGACCGTGTATACATAAAACAAGACTTTTTGTTCATTTTTCTTGAATGATTTCATCGATTTATACCCCGTTATTTCTCCAAAAAGTATATAATAGCTGTATATGGAGGTCGAACATGCTAAAAATTAAGAAAATCGAATTTATTAAAGCGGTATATGATGAATCTTTGTCCCATAATATTTTCTCTATCGCCAATGTCTATTTTTCGAACTATCCGCCCATTTTAGGCGCGTTGATATATTGGAAGAAAAACAATTCCCGTTCCGAATTTACACGGGAAGGTGAATATAAATTTTTTTACAACCTGGATGATATCACGTATTTTGCTGCTGTGAAATTCCCGAAAGGCACGAAATTGACGAGGGACCAAAAACAAGAATTATCTTATATCTTATTGGACGAACGGGGATCCATCGGCACATATACCTTTAAAACCCATCCGAGCAGAAGAAAGCGATTCGATCCGAAAAAGACGCTTGCAAGATTGAACATTCCTGAAGATTTTGATGTCAAATCGATTCCTGTCCATTATGGTCCGATCATTGATGAACAGAGCGCGGAAGAAATCCGTAGGGAAAATCCGCATTTATCAAAGGAATTCATTATCGATTATTGTTATTGGCGATATCGTTTAATAAAGCTCCATCCGACTGATTTCGAGCCTTATTTAAAATATGTGGATTTTGCATATGTATGCTATGCTTGCGATCAAATTTCGGAAAAATATTTGATTGATCATTTGGATATGGTGGATGTTTCTGCATTGCAATATAATTACCCGGTGCTTGCAAGGCTTTCTTCATCCTTTAAAAAATATTTGGTCGAAGAATTGATTCGAAATGGTATGGAAATCAATCCGCATTTTGGTGATGAAATTGATACGTTTATTGAGGATGATACGTATTTCAGCGAATATGCAACCATTGATTTGTTGGATGATGATTTATTTGAAGAAGATGAGGAAAAAGTCGAATTTCAATTCTTTGAATTCGACCGCGGCCCATATAAGTGGCTTGGAAGTGAACATTTGGTGAAAGGCATCCCTTCCCTCGCTTCCCAATTATATGATGATATGGGCTATAAAAAACCGACAAACGAAGAAATGGATGAACAATTTGACAAATACAGCAAGCAGCAAATCTCATTGATCAGTGCCATTTTGGAGCCCCATTGGCTAAACCGCTACAAAGATCGCATCGATTGGAAAGCGGCCTGTTTATATAATAAACACCTGACGGATGAGTTCTTGACAGAGCATATCGAATTCGTCGATTTTGAGTGTCTTGGCAATAATTTGAGTTGCGTTTTATCCGAAGAATTCATTGAAAAGCATATGAATCAGTTCAACCACGACAAACCTGTACCGTTAATTATCCGCTTTTTGACGGTGCAAATGTATTTGAATCATAAAGACAAAATCAAAGTGAATTCCGAATTGCTGTTCCAATATTATAACAGCATCGGCGCACCCGAATACAAACAAATTCTTGATTTGCTGGATGAATAGCAGTTTTTGGACGCCATTTTCAATGAAAATGGTGTTTTTTTTTTACCAATAAAACAACCTTGCTTGCGGCAACTCGACAAGCAAGGTTGTTAACTGGCTCGTATGTTTAATGTAGACAAGTGTATGACCTCTCTTTTCTGCGATCTGTAATGGTTACAGAATATATTCGCGATTTTCTTATGCATTTGCTTGTTCTTTCGTTTTTCGTGCATGTTCGTTGAATTGATCCAATTGTTCTTGGGATAGATGCTCAACGAAAATTGAAAAATTGATTGGTTCCAGACCGAATTGTTCGCATTTGGAAACGTAATATTCATAGCCTTCTTGATAAGTAGTCATAAAAAACACTCCTTTTTGATTTGTACTATAACAGTTGTTGTTTTATGATTCTAATATAGTACAGTTTTATTTTGCTGTCAACAAAAAGTTGAAAGACTTGTCTAAATTTTTAAACAAGTCTTTTTGATCTTAAATGAGGCTTTTTACCACTTTCGCGATCGTTGCTCCATCGGCTTTTCCTGCAAGGAGCGGTTTTGCGATTTTCATCGCCTCCCCC includes:
- the plsY gene encoding glycerol-3-phosphate 1-O-acyltransferase PlsY, whose product is MINVLAIICAYLIGSIPSGLWIGKIFYKTDIREHGSGNLGATNTFRVLGKKAGIVVTVMDILKGTIATLLPTFSYFSDTGVHPLILGAIAAFGHMFPIFAGFRGGKAVATSGGVLLGYSWPFFVFLVIGFLILLKITKIVSLSSMLISLIAVVYSIIYWIVTGDYALFIMVVILASFIIYRHRSNIKRIKEGTEPKVKWL
- the parE gene encoding DNA topoisomerase IV subunit B yields the protein MAINQPELRYDADAIQVLEGLDAVRKRPGMYIGSTDSRGLHHLVYEIVDNAVDEALAGFGSHIIVKIHEDNSVSVRDYGRGMPTGMHKLGKPTPEIIFTILHAGGKFGQGGYKTSGGLHGVGSSVVNALSKFLEVTIYRDGKIHRQRFENGGKPVTTLEIIGDTKETGTLVHFLPDDTIFSTTKFNYDTLAERLRESAFLLKGLKVELIDEREEGKHEVFYYENGIQAFVEYLNEEKDVMHPVKYVEGIHEEIEVEFAFQFNDGYSETILSFVNNVRTRDGGTHETGAKAALTRIFNEYARKVGLLKEKDKNLEGSDIREGLSAIISVRIPESLLQFEGQTKSKLGTPEARTAVESVLSEKLLYILEENAELSATLVRKAIRAQQAREAARKAREEARSGKKGKKEKTILSGKLTPAQSRNPKKNELFLVEGDSAGGSAKQGRDRTFQAILPLRGKVINTEKAKLTDIMKNEEIATIIHTIGAGAGPDFNIEDAAYDKIIIMTDADTDGAHIQVLLLTFFYRYMRPLIEAGKVYLALPPLYKVSKGTGKKEIIEYAWTERELQEKIKKVGKGYVIQRYKGLGEMNADQLWETTMNPETRTLIRVTIEDGARAERRVTTLMGDKVEPRRKWIESHVDFGMEEDTNTLVPDFIQYKEEE
- the parC gene encoding DNA topoisomerase IV subunit A translates to MALTERFHELTLEDVIGDRFGRYSKYIIQDRAIPDARDGLKPVQRRILYAMYREGNTHDKPFRKSAKTVGNVIGNYHPHGDSSVYEAMVRLSQDWKARYPLIEMHGNNGSIDGDPPAAMRYTEARLSALAIEMLKDIDKQTVDFVPNFDDQDVEPTVLPAKLPNLLVNGATGISAGYATDIPPHNLAEVLDGVLMRLDRPDCTVDDLMTVIKGPDFPTGAIIEGIDGIKKAYETGKGKIIIRSKATIEPIRGGKEQIVITEIPYDVNKALLVKKIDEMRFDKRLEGIADVRDESDRTVGLRIVIELKKDVDGEAILNYLYKNTDLQITYNFNMIAIHNRRPTMMTLPLMLDAYIDHQKDVVTRRTKYDLQKAKDRLHIVEGLIKALSILDDVIQTIRSSKDKKDAKNNLQVKFQFTEQQAEAIVNLQLYRLTNTDITQLQKEHEELQKTTEKLTKILSSEKELIKVIKKEILELRKQFAEPRLSTIQAEIKEIKVSLDVLIPSEDFVVTVTKDGYVKRTSLRSYAASSPEDIAMKESDYLLYENTLNTQHFLLIFTNKGNYIFQPVHELPEIRWKDLGQHISSIVPIEEGEKVVGAVGVENFEDENLFILTATKQGQVKLSKLNEYQVTRYSKPIKTMNLKNDDEMIYANLVTPGKEIILTSYLSYTVRFDIEEIPVTGIKTGGVKGINLKDEDFLAAVNVIEENSEKDVIVVTQRGAIKRMSLSEIEQTGRAKRGLVILKELKKNPHRIFDVSVVHQDDTIVMSTIKQVQETMAVSDLPISDRYSNGSLKFDVNSDGDLLFVKILHPEQDENKEQ
- a CDS encoding EamA family transporter is translated as MGKFYLTFEARSKGIFLVIIAALFWGISGTVSQYMFQHLHINTEWFTTCRLLLAGSLLLAIAYRNEGNHIFDIWKQKRDAIRLVIFGIVGMIGVQYTYLTAIAHGNAATATVLQYLGPGLVTMYYVLIAKRLPTVKELIAVFSALIGTFLLVTHGKMDVLTISKEAFIWGILSAFGLAFYTIYPIELLKKWGSFITIGWGMMVAGIVFSFIRAPWQFEGQWHWTTNFAFLFVVICGTVLAFYFYLDSLKYLTASETSLLACAEPLSAAFTSVVFLGVPFGWMDWLGSLLILFTIVILSRE